AGTCACTTCTCGTGCTGATGTGTGTTTGCTCTGTAGGAGGAAATCGCCAAGAACTTACTGGCCGAGTTTAACTTGGGGTGTGACGTGCATCGCACAGAGCATGTGTATCGTGTTTATGTGTCCACCTTTCTGGGTTATGGAGGAAATGCAGCACGCCAAAGATATGAGGAGAATCTCATCAGAAATACTGCAGCCCGAAACAGGTGAGATCTGCAGGTCATTCTCTTGGCTTAATTAAACTGTTTTtgggcttgtttgttttttttaaaggtggcACTACACAGTATTGCggatatttattatatttattcagGCTCTTAGATCAGCATATTGGTGAAACAGTGGAGTCTCCACTGCTGGACCCATGTCTACCCACTGACCTGCAGGATGAGATCGGCCCACCTACGCAGCACCTGTATCTGCGAGGCACTGGAGACTTTGACCAGTGTAGGCAAATTCTCCAGCCATTCCTAAACCGCACCAATGACACCCAAACCTCCCTCAATGGCGTCTACCAGCCGGCAATTGACTACAGCAACAGTCAGTTCTATGGCTTCTCTGAGTTCTACTACTGCATGGAGGATGTGCTGCGCATGGGTGGAGATTATAATGCTTCGAAGTACGCCAAGGCTGCCAAGGTGAGTGGCGCTAAAAAAGTTTAAGTGCCAGCAGAGCTCCACGGTACTAGGTGGTGAGCGCAGAACCTGCTGAAGGACCCTGATGTCACTTTCATGGGCTCTTTCTGACAGTTTAGTCAGTGACATACACATGAGTATCCCCCTAGCTCGTGTAGGGCTCTGGAAGTGTTCCTCCTGGTCCTTCAGTCTTGCTTGCTGAGTTGATGCCCTTCTCCTTGTATGTCCTCCACactcttgagactgtgctgggagacagtAAACCCCATTGTCATAGGGATGCACCATGCTCGAGTAGCTGTGCAACTTGAATGGGCTGGGGGAACAATctcatgctaccagtagtgGCAAGTGCCATCAGTAAACAGGGATGATGGCAATGGTGCTCACCACCTGCTAAACCACTCCCTTTTTGAGATGTGTTTTGTTACCTCTCCACTGTACCTGTTTTCAATTTGATTGAAAGCAGGTGAAGTTGATTCACAATGGCTCACGCTTGCTATTAGGGTGGATTGATCCCTCAAGTTTAACTTTATTTAGGCTGTGATGATCCAGTGTTCCTTTAACCCTTTTGAGCAGTGGAGTAGAGTTATTTTGAGCACTAGAATGGTTATACTAATGTTTATCATTCACTTATCATTGGAAACTTTGcagacatttttattaaacatttacagAGTTATTGTGCCACCCAGTGGAAGATTCTGAGGGAACGCTTTGAGTCTGGGTTATATGCCTCACATGCAGATCTCCATAGATTGAAGTAAGTCAGGACTctccagcagtttctgaaaacaACATATAACTTGTCACGTTCCTCCAATATCTCTGCTGCATGAATGTTCAGCATGTGCTGTATTTTTCCTGTCTGCAGGTACCAGTGTTTTAAATCGGCATGGATGTATGAAGTATTGCACACAGGCTTCTCTTTTCCAACCAATTATAAAAACCTAAAGACTGCTTTATTGGTCTACGATAAGGAGGTCCAGTGGACTCTTGGAGCTATACTTTACAGAACACGGTTTCTGCCTTTAAGGTAAGATGGATTTTCTCGCACATGTTGCCCTTTCCTTGTCAGTTTACTAATCAAGCTTTAAGTCATTTTGCCCAGTGAAAATAATGCTGTTCATGTGAATGAGTGCAGCCATGGTTAGTTGAGCTGGATTTCACTACAGAACTCTCAGTCTTTGTTTCCCAAACTGTTGTAATATGTGTGACTTGTTCTTGTTGTGACCTCTTCCAGGGACATCCAACAGGAAAGCCTGAAAGGAGCGCACTCTCACTGGCGACACAGCTTCTCCTTTGTCAACAATCACTACTTATTCCTGGCTTGCTTCTTCATCGTTTTGCTTTCTATTATACTGTACTTACGGCGACTCCGCCGCATTCATCGGCGCACAGCTCAGCGTTGCACCCCCTCGTCTGTACCGTGGCTGGAAGAGGGCCTTGCCTCGCCAACAATCCTCATCAATCTCTAAAATTTGTAGAGCGTAAAGTCTGGGCAGCGCGTCTGTTTCCCATTGCCAATTTTCGCTCCTTTTCTCTCTAAAGCCATCTCCTTTGTCAGTGACTCTTTGAAGGCTGCTCCACCTTAATGTGTTTTGAGAGATGGTACAAATAAGGAACACCTTGCATGAATCTTCAGGCTTGCCTAAGGAAAGTATGTGCGATTAAGTTAAACATTCATAATTATATTTTTGCCTGTCTAATTCAGAGGGCAGCTGCCCTTAAGTGTCTCTTATTTATTTCCAGAAATAAATGGTACTTTATTTCCAGGTTATCCATAGGGAAATAATTTCTTAGTCAAactttttaatttcacaaagTTTGACAAATAAACTatagtggcttttttttttaaatttctatttATGTGTGGATATTTACAGTTCTGTATGCCTTTGCCTTTTCTTTGTGCATGTACacatcttttttgttgttgttcttaaaGTTAGATGAAATAAGCACTCCCCTATTTGTATAGAAACCTCAAATGCAATTAATTATAATCAGTAGaaggggaattttttttttttttttgcgctgCAGTTGAGAAGCACGTCTAGCAGGAAtagtctttttctgtttgagtgTGTCTGTGCGCATCGCTCCAAAAGTGACAAGTAGCCTTGAACAGCTATGCTAGTGCAATACATGTCTTATCACTGCAATGCATCTACCCTTTTCTCGTGAGCCTCAGTCTTTTCTAAGGCCTTGCTGAAAGTCTTGCGTGTGGATATCTGGCTGTTCGGTTGGATACTGTTGCATATGTTTATGTTTAGGCTTCGTTTTCAGAAGCTATCAtgtcactgctgtgtgtgtgtggggggggggggattgtaAACAAGAGCACATGCCCCATTATTTATAtaatgaaatgttttcacaaatgaatgtgaaataaatgtgaCACTGCAACCCAGTAATAAAAATTTTATGCTATTctgatctttttttattatcttttggattaaatgtaaatttcgTGGTCTTTGGGAGTAATGTGAACACAAACCTCTCTGTCCTCTTTTATTCACCAAATGTGGTTTTTAAACTTATTTCCTGTTTAAAAACtgcatggggaaaaaaaaatcaatcaatggTAATAATCAGCATGTAGCCAATAATGGCCACAGGgctgcagggtttttttgtttgtgtgtttgtttgtttgtttgttttttgcctgtcctgtttggttCTTTAGTCATcaaaattgttgtctgaaggccaacaaAGATACCCAACgaatttactttaccaagtggatcatcaagGCCtcgccgtattggtccatttgatcaacctttgttattcatttttatttttagttgttaCTGATgggcagtggcggtcctagtcTGTTTGGTGCCCCGGGCGAACACACAACATTTCaccagagagaaacacacacatatgaagagagagagagtatgcatagtatgcaaacagccatcataattcgtcatacaatgagaacaggacaaatcagcaactgacaatgactaattaatattaaaatctgtaacaatgtattgtttggagtttagtctgttactgttactatttttaccatttctttttgGAGCAACTGAaatccacataatttccttagggattaataaagtattctgattctgattgtttcaggatgacctgccattatccaatgacacatctgcttacctgtatcttttgctcgtttctcttcctcttctttactattttttctaaactgagcacctgatggctttgaacttttcttgtccatcttccattggttttaattttgcactccagtatgaacacaaatccctcAACCCGAGGATcgccacaacataacctaatagaccttttcttactcttcttatatttattgtttgtttacttgcactgctgtaactggagcctcgtcgtctcgtctctctatatactggactgtgtgtagcggagatgacaataaagtttactttgacttcagcagcgagcaggcacaccgagggctctcgcgctcacttttcgcgtatagaatttcggggaaaaaaaacatcggtgcaaattataagtctgtatcataatgtctggtgtttcgtgtttgttggtttgtttttattttgttttactttgcgagttggttattagatgctccagccagccagtgaATACCCCgctgccccgccctctcctccctgtgcagcaagcagcaggcgcacctcgcaaacggagggcgcccttactcccagcaaatggggcagcatgagtacgagcaatgtttttttttttgccgagaTCTCCTgaatcacctgttgagagaggaaaaaagcaaaatagagagcaacataataaacacaacaccactGCAtgaatctagctaagtgtaaataacagtaaatactaaaaaaataaatgtttttgtgcagcacgcaggaccgacagcgcacaatgtgctttgaggtagcagctaAGAAAAgtgtagtttgtgtctatgAACAatgaacacctgtgtgcacacctgtgtggatccgCGCGCTGGTATTCAAAatgtttctccatgtaacaatCTGCTAgagcagtggttctcaaacttttttttgctgctgttttacaagaaaaatgttcgtgCCCCCCGCCTccatgcacgcgcacacacaaacacatcctccaaccacacacacccatattttgctccattgtggtttatttcacacctcaaacatttagtaaacaattaaacaaatacaagtaatctgcaataaatgacaggtagtaataaaataaactactaactcttttacgctacgtccacacctacacgggtattttttgaaaacgcagctgtttcgtccacacttaaacggcgtttcgaatcaccgaaaacggagattttttaaaactcattttttgcgtttggacgaggaatacagagttcatcacgcaactcaaaggtatgtgccttttctCAGGTCACGCTGTGCatcacgttattgtttacatgagatgaattgcacaatggcagatagagacaaaatactgttaatctgactatcttcagtttttacatacttacatatacacatgcagttactgtccctccatttagaaaggcagaggcttCACGGTGTAATTGTTTTACATGTagtttcctgtgtaataatattcaacattgctatcaatacatttttcaaaaaatgcctctctgtgcaaaatcggttcaaaaacataaacagctgtgggatactgtttgtccgtggtTTGAAccggggaacaaatcgtggcaggatcagccactgtaactttactgtataaagagctaacgtctccaaaatgtcaggagtagttagtcattacaacaagtgtttgtgaattaaaaatcaagaatgtgggatactgtttgtccatgatttgaagagcccagcgctgctgccgacaagggaaaaccaattatgcagggagacctacctggcacttgtgcaggtgaaaccaaagggaagatttgcttcaccatattttctagtctttggct
This genomic stretch from Astatotilapia calliptera chromosome 12, fAstCal1.2, whole genome shotgun sequence harbors:
- the entpd4 gene encoding ectonucleoside triphosphate diphosphohydrolase 4 isoform X2, which codes for MSIMGRISFSCLFPASWHFSLSSQVLPRLLIPSIRQLLFISLVVCLIGLLYLLLVAGKGHVSWITKENHFHRHLARVTDIDATDTTNPNLNYGLVVDCGSSGSRVFVYCWPRHNGNPHELLDIRQMRDQNRKPVVMKIKPGISELAKTPEKASDYIYPLLSFAAQHIPKHKHQETPLYVLCTAGMRILPENQQEALLEDLRTDIPVHFNFLFSDSHVEVISGKQEGVYAWIGINFVLGRFDHVHNDGEAVVEVHVPGGDQQEMLLRKRTTGVLDMGGVSTQIAYEVPKTEEIAKNLLAEFNLGCDVHRTEHVYRVYVSTFLGYGGNAARQRYEENLIRNTAARNRLLDQHIGETVESPLLDPCLPTDLQDEIGPPTQHLYLRGTGDFDQCRQILQPFLNRTNDTQTSLNGVYQPAIDYSNSQFYGFSEFYYCMEDVLRMGGDYNASKYAKAAKSYCATQWKILRERFESGLYASHADLHRLKYQCFKSAWMYEVLHTGFSFPTNYKNLKTALLVYDKEVQWTLGAILYRTRFLPLRDIQQESLKGAHSHWRHSFSFVNNHYLFLACFFIVLLSIILYLRRLRRIHRRTAQRCTPSSVPWLEEGLASPTILINL
- the entpd4 gene encoding ectonucleoside triphosphate diphosphohydrolase 4 isoform X1, whose amino-acid sequence is MSIMGRISFSCLFPASWHFSLSSQVLPRLLIPSIRQLLFISLVVCLIGLLYLLLVAGKGHVSWITKENHFHRHLARVTDIDATDTTNPNLNYGLVVDCGSSGSRVFVYCWPRHNGNPHELLDIRQMRDQNRKPVVMKIKPGISELAKTPEKASDYIYPLLSFAAQHIPKHKHQETPLYVLCTAGMRILPENQQEALLEDLRTDIPVHFNFLFSDSHVEVISGKQEGVYAWIGINFVLGRFDHVHNDGEAVVEVHVPGGDQQEMLLRKRTTGVLDMGGVSTQIAYEVPKTVSFASPQQEEIAKNLLAEFNLGCDVHRTEHVYRVYVSTFLGYGGNAARQRYEENLIRNTAARNRLLDQHIGETVESPLLDPCLPTDLQDEIGPPTQHLYLRGTGDFDQCRQILQPFLNRTNDTQTSLNGVYQPAIDYSNSQFYGFSEFYYCMEDVLRMGGDYNASKYAKAAKSYCATQWKILRERFESGLYASHADLHRLKYQCFKSAWMYEVLHTGFSFPTNYKNLKTALLVYDKEVQWTLGAILYRTRFLPLRDIQQESLKGAHSHWRHSFSFVNNHYLFLACFFIVLLSIILYLRRLRRIHRRTAQRCTPSSVPWLEEGLASPTILINL